In Fluviicola taffensis DSM 16823, the following are encoded in one genomic region:
- a CDS encoding NAD(P)/FAD-dependent oxidoreductase encodes MKVLVVGCGVTGICLTHELLQADCEVQIIDNGKNVSSTVAAGIINPLVFRRMTLSWRVSEFIPFATKKYQEFEQKINASFFHPLVIRRLFPSVQELDFWKKKQDLPEYSDYMETLTEEDLHFPIPQNTFGTARVKQASYIDAKEFVSANKDYFRTQKILLDESFNHNELDPETAVYKGVSFDFILFAEGKDSSYNPLFGYLPLQLTKGEVLTIQSDTFYAKESLNRKCFLLPIGNSQFKVGSTYVWDTDNTIPTEEGLKTITENLKSLSSEPYQIVEHSAGVRPTVLDRRPLLGKHPKFPKMVIANGLGAKGYMLAPLLMHELVKHILEGYEIPTDSHIKRFESLIHY; translated from the coding sequence ATGAAAGTATTGGTTGTAGGATGTGGGGTTACTGGAATTTGCCTGACGCATGAATTACTTCAAGCTGACTGTGAAGTACAAATCATCGACAATGGAAAAAATGTTTCTTCTACTGTTGCAGCTGGAATAATCAACCCCCTTGTATTTAGACGCATGACTTTGAGTTGGCGTGTTTCAGAATTTATTCCATTCGCGACCAAAAAATACCAAGAATTCGAGCAAAAAATAAATGCTTCTTTCTTTCATCCATTGGTGATTCGTCGATTATTTCCTTCTGTCCAAGAATTAGATTTTTGGAAAAAGAAGCAGGATTTACCTGAATATTCGGATTACATGGAAACCTTGACCGAAGAAGATTTACATTTCCCCATTCCGCAAAACACCTTTGGAACCGCACGTGTAAAACAAGCTTCCTATATCGATGCAAAGGAGTTCGTCTCTGCTAACAAAGATTACTTTCGCACTCAGAAAATTCTTTTGGATGAGTCATTTAATCACAACGAATTAGATCCTGAAACAGCTGTCTACAAAGGTGTTTCGTTCGATTTCATTCTTTTTGCAGAAGGAAAAGATTCGAGCTACAATCCACTTTTCGGTTACTTGCCTTTGCAACTTACAAAAGGAGAAGTGTTAACCATTCAATCTGACACTTTTTACGCAAAAGAATCATTGAATCGCAAGTGTTTTTTACTTCCAATCGGAAATTCTCAGTTTAAAGTGGGTTCAACCTATGTTTGGGATACAGATAATACAATTCCAACTGAGGAGGGACTTAAAACAATCACGGAAAACTTGAAATCACTTAGCTCTGAACCCTATCAAATTGTGGAACACAGTGCTGGTGTTCGACCAACAGTTCTTGACAGGAGGCCATTATTAGGCAAACATCCTAAATTTCCAAAAATGGTTATAGCAAATGGATTGGGTGCAAAAGGATACATGCTTGCTCCGCTTTTGATGCATGAATTGGTAAAACATATCCTAGAAGGCTACGAAATACCCACTGATTCACACATTAAGCGATTTGAATCACTTATACATTATTAA